Proteins co-encoded in one Sebastes umbrosus isolate fSebUmb1 chromosome 20, fSebUmb1.pri, whole genome shotgun sequence genomic window:
- the LOC119478939 gene encoding clarin-3 has protein sequence MPSTQKTLHFLCSKLVTVISVGVLGFCMSTKWSETTMECTQVGTDFSNGSAVVTLEVFYGIVDRDHCPSFGGLDTFQVIPKLVETGVTPLVLHSVVSILLALCLLCSACSFLISLYNSVSNPYETYMGPIGVYVFSSLSACLSILVLIIFALNVTLTSMAEDLVKNFAGVIPADLRNKSTEMQLGYYLVIIYTVLSLFAIALIYMYEHAAYTQRREQQRPTEDAPKEIMMY, from the exons ATGCCTTCCACTCAGAAGACTTTGCATTTCTTGTGCAGTAAGCTGGTCACTGTCATATCTGTTGGGGTATTGGGGTTCTGCATGTCAACAAAGTGGTCTGAGACGACCATGGAGTGCACACAAGTTGGAACTGACTTCTCCAATGGAAGTGCTGTGGTCACTTTGGAGGTTTTTTATGGGATTGTGGACAGAGACCATTGCCCCTCGTTTGGAGGTCTGGACACTTTTCAAG tgattCCTAAGTTGGTAGAAACAGGAGTTACCCCTCTCGTCCTGCACTCTGTGGTTTCGATCCTGTTGGCCTTGTGTCTGCTGTGTTCTGCCTGCAGCTTCCTCATCTCCCTCTACAACAGCGTCAGCAACCCTTATGAGACCTACATGGGGCCTATTGGCGTCTACGTCTTCAGCTCGCTCAGCG CATGTTTGTCCATCTTGGTCCTCATAATATTTGCGCTGAACGTCACCCTGACCAGCATGGCAGAGGACTTGGTAAAGAACTTCGCCGGGGTGATTCCAGCAGACCTGAGGAACAAGTCTACAGAGATGCAGCTGGGATACTACCTGGTCATCATTTACACCGTGCTCTCTCTGTTCGCCATTGCTTTGATCTACATGTACGAACACGCCGCCtacacacagaggagagaacAGCAGAGGCCTACAGAGGACGCACCCAAAGAGATAATGATGTACTAG